In Babesia microti strain RI chromosome IV, complete genome, the sequence CTGAACGAGAGATTTTCAACAAGTGTTCAAGTTAATACACCAAATGTCCACACAATAAATCCGTCGCTAAAGTTTGAAAATCACGAATTATCAGATGAGAACCCACACTTTACTGCGTTTGGCATTATAgagaaatattttaaaaacacACCTTTCCGGGCTGTAATATTTTGCGAGTCAATTGCCACTGCCAAAACCACCAGCAAATACTTTCAAACCAGGGGCTGGCCCACACTGGAATTTCACAGCAACTTATCCTTAACAACTAGATTGGCAAATTTGGATACATTTTCCACCTTCACTGGGTCGATCATCATCATAGCAACTGATTTATTGAGCAGGGGGATTGATTTAGTTTCTTGTAACGTAATTATCAACCTGGACTTCCCCAAGGATTGCATAACCTACTTACATAGATTGGGGAAAACATGCCGACTTAACCACCAATTAGTGGATGAACCCACGGTTGTAAATTTCACAAAACCTTCTGACCAACAATTGCTACACAAAATCGAAGAATTGTGGAGACAGAAAAAAACACTTAATACTATTTTTTCTCGAAAAAGGTCACTACACAATCGTGCAAAAGCAGAAGACTCTAAAAATACTCCAACAAATGAAGTTATATCGACAAGTTTTAAATCCAATGCAGATAAAAAGGTATCAAATGCAATTAGGGACTCccaaataaatacattgcCTCCACTATTAGCTCAACAACGAAACAAGCTTCTAAATGAATCGCCTATTGATATAACGAATGCCAGGGATGAAATGGACATACCTATAGAGAAGCTGTCCATTAGGAACAGGAGGAGGCTTTTGTATAgcaattattgtaattataattaatatcgCATATAAAACAGTATTTCGTAAATTTTCACAGCATCCAACAACCTATCTCTTCCTATCAAGATTATTACAGTTATGTTTCTCTGGACTACGATGTTCGATGCAGAATTTTAACTTACATAACTTACAAGTAATTCCATACATCAATGTGCTTTTTTCACACTTCGTCACGTTGTTTTTATTAGCATTTAAATTGCATCTATGAAGTTCGTCTAGAAGCACATCCAAGTCTGTATCGTCATGGATGTTGTTATCTtctaaatcaaaatttccaatattAGAAACATTATCATCGTTATAGTTATCCTTCTTTTTTTTCTTTTTCTTTTTCTTTTTCTTTGAAACAGTAGAAACATAGTTCGTGTatgtaacattttcatCCAATTTACCAATCTCATAAGGGCCACAAATTGTATCCGGGTTTTCTAATCCATAACTAGTGTCTATCAACCTTGATTCCATTAATTCTGtagttatatttttaatgctATGCTCgttattaaatgatatgAATAGTGTAAACAATagattaatattataaaaaaacacttccaataaatatagtCTATTACTAGATGCTAGTGAATTCGTTATGACTTTCATATAATATTCCATCCATGATAAATCGATTGTCTCTACACTATTACTGCCTGCATTGATATTAAtgttgttatatattacaataaCTTTATCGTCAATACGATGAAATAAAGGAGAAATTGATCCGTTAAGAGTGTACAGTAAACATATTGCCATTATGATATTCGATATGGGATTAGGCGTCAAGTACTGCAATGCATACGTAATATTTCCATATTTGCATTGCTCAGCCAATCttaaatttgaagattTCATGTAACCATTGGAACCGTAAGTTGTTTTGATGGGAATGTTGCCATAAGTTTTGATCAAgtaattgataaaatagaCTATAGAATCACGCCAAGTTCTTAACGCCAAAAAATGACAACGCCACCAACATCTACCAAATTTAACTACCTTCAGCAAATCCTTGTAAGGCGAGTGATTACGTTGAAATGTGTTTGCAGAGCCAAAAACTGCCACATGTCTTTTACCCCTAGTAATCGCAACATTCATCCTCCTATAATCACTCAGAAACCCGATATTACCTTCACTATTGCAAGACACCAGTGAGAATATAACAACGTCAGATTCGAAGCCTTGTGATGCATCAATACTAGAAATCCGCAAATTATGTGTAGTTACTCCAATTAATTCTTGTAACAACCTAGCTTGTGCCCTGTACGGAGTGATAACAGTGATACATTCAGGATGTATTCCTGCAGTGGAagaaatgatttttacGTAATCTAAAACATATGACGCttctaatttattgaatatagATCCACTATCAAACTCTTCCATCCCTTCAATTTCATACCATATTAATGGTGGATAAAAATCCACCATTCGTTCATTCAGCACAGAGTTTTTAACACTAGAATCTGATTCTAGTTTGTTGGAGTAGAACTGGTTATTGGACCACTTAACTATTTGTTGATTCATGCGATATTGGCGTTTTAGCATGACAAAACTATTTGGACACGAAAGATATAGTCTTTCTAGAATAGAACTAGTCTTGATACGTGATTTAACAATTGGAGGGAGCTGAAAGTGGTCACCAGCAAACACAACTCGTTTCACACCAGTAAGCATGCCAATGTAGCACGTAGATTCCAATGAATTGCCAGATTCATCAATGATTAGGGTGTCAAACTttctatatttattgataaaattttgaatctCCTTGGAACTAGTTCCTAGACAGGTAGTAAATATTGCCCGTGCTTTTTTCAACAGTTGCATTCGCTTAGAATAACTACCTTGGTtagtatttaatattgtagaATATGAATTTTctgtataaaaattttttaatgattcAATTGTGGCCATCTTCAGTTGCAACTCCTTAATAACGGCGCCCCGTCCAACTCGTACACAACTAACCCCTATGCTTACAGTTTTAGAGTAGATTAAATCCACTGCAAAATTACTGGGGCATGAAACTAATACAGTTTCACCGGATATAACCAATTGATGAATGAGTTCTGATAGTGTAGTTGTTTTGCCTGTTTTAAGATCAAATTACCTGTGCCTGGTGGCCCCCAAATACAAGCAAAGTCCTTAGATTTAATTGCATGCTCAATTGCCTCCTTTTGATACTTGTCTAATTGCAGTTTATAGtctaattttaattttttcttTTCATTTTTGGTGTATATGCCATTGATGACATTTTTCAGGAAcctatttttatttaggagCATAGACACTCTTACAATAGTTAAATTGTGTACTAAAAATGTGTAGCCATTATTACAACCATTTATGATCCTAAATTTATCACCCAATgacaacaaatttacattatcacTGGTAAATACGATCATACAATTGCCATTGTCAAATAGAATTGTGGAAGTTagtataattttaccaataaGAGTGACAATCTCGCCAGTTTGATGCGGGAATTTCGTATATTCaacattcaattttatataatgtCCATGAGCCCATTCTTCAATCAAGCAAATTCTACAATATTCAGAActaacattatttttagCTTCTTCAactaatttttcaaattcttcaTCTTCAATAAGTTCCTCATGCGTGAGTAGATAAAACTGTTTCCTTAGGAATTCATTCATATGTCCTCCATAATGCGTAGCCGCACATGACAGGGAGAGGAACTGCATGGATGACaagtataatttttttagcaaaaataatacattttcaaaaaataaaattgcaattaacaaaatagacaaaacaattttattaaaaattagcAAAAAACATCTAAATGGGCCTAGCTTTAAAGTTTCTGttgtaattaaatgttattttggAACAGGATTTAGCCATTGTCCACCTTGTCCGTACGCAGCAGAAACAATTTGAGCCACTGAATAACTCAAAACTTACCCTTTTTCTGCTTCTCTGCCATATAGGAGAGGTACCA encodes:
- a CDS encoding AAA domain (overlaps_old_locusTagID:BBM_III06185); this encodes MQFLSLSCAATHYGGHMNEFLRKQFYLLTHEELIEDEEFEKLVEEAKNNVSSEYCRICLIEEWAHGHYIKLNVEYTKFPHQTGEIVTLIGKIILTSTILFDNGNCMIVFTSDNVNLLSLGDKFRIINGCNNGYTFLVHNLTIVRVSMLLNKNRFLKNVINGIYTKNEKKKLKLDYKLQLDKYQKEAIEHAIKSKDFACIWGPPGTGKTTTLSELIHQLVISGETVLVSCPSNFAVDLIYSKTVSIGVSCVRVGRGAVIKELQLKMATIESLKNFYTENSYSTILNTNQGSYSKRMQLLKKARAIFTTCLGTSSKEIQNFINKYRKFDTLIIDESGNSLESTCYIGMLTGVKRVVFAGDHFQLPPIVKSRIKTSSILERLYLSCPNSFVMLKRQYRMNQQIVKWSNNQFYSNKLESDSSVKNSVLNERMVDFYPPLIWYEIEGMEEFDSGSIFNKLEASYVLDYVKIISSTAGIHPECITVITPYRAQARLLQELIGVTTHNLRISSIDASQGFESDVVIFSLVSCNSEGNIGFLSDYRRMNVAITRGKRHVAVFGSANTFQRNHSPYKDLLKVVKFGRCWWRCHFLALRTWRDSIVYFINYLIKTYGNIPIKTTYGSNGYMKSSNLRLAEQCKYGNITYALQYLTPNPISNIIMAICLLYTLNGSISPLFHRIDDKVIVIYNNININAGSNSVETIDLSWMEYYMKVITNSLASSNRLYLLEVFFYNINLLFTLFISFNNEHSIKNITTELMESRLIDTSYGLENPDTICGPYEIGKLDENVTYTNYVSTVSKKKKKKKKKKKDNYNDDNVSNIGNFDLEDNNIHDDTDLDVLLDELHRCNLNANKNNVTKCEKSTLMYGITCKLCKLKFCIEHRSPEKHNCNNLDRKR